The Mesorhizobium sp. NBSH29 genome has a segment encoding these proteins:
- the rplQ gene encoding 50S ribosomal protein L17 yields MRHGFTGRRLGRSVSHRKALFANLSGSLIEHEQIVTTLQKAKDLRPIVEKLVTLGKRGDLHARRQAIAQIRNETLVKRLFDTIAPRYAQRNGGYLRIMKAGFRHGDNAAMAVIEFVDRDTAAKGAGDRARLEAEAVEGDSEAA; encoded by the coding sequence ATGCGCCATGGATTTACCGGTCGCCGGCTTGGCCGCAGCGTCAGCCACCGCAAGGCTCTTTTTGCGAACCTGTCGGGCTCGCTGATCGAGCACGAGCAGATTGTCACCACGCTTCAGAAGGCCAAGGATTTACGTCCTATCGTCGAGAAGCTGGTCACGCTTGGAAAGCGCGGCGATCTGCATGCACGCCGTCAGGCGATTGCACAGATCCGCAACGAGACGTTGGTGAAGCGTCTGTTCGACACGATTGCTCCGCGTTATGCGCAGCGCAATGGTGGTTATCTGCGCATCATGAAGGCGGGTTTCCGCCACGGTGACAACGCGGCGATGGCGGTGATCGAATTCGTTGATCGCGACACCGCAGCCAAGGGCGCCGGCGACCGGGCCCGTCTGGAAGCGGAAGCTGTCGAAGGTGATAGCGAAGCGGCGTAA
- the rplO gene encoding 50S ribosomal protein L15 has translation MKLNELRDNEGATHSKKRVGRGIGSGTGKTGGRGVKGQKARSGVAINGFEGGQMPLYRRLPKRGFKNIFSKDFNTVSLGRIQTAIDAKKLDAKETVTVDALIKAGVIRRAKDGVRLLADGELKAKVAFDIAGASKTAIEKVEKAGGSVKLPEAAAKAE, from the coding sequence ATGAAACTCAATGAATTGCGTGACAATGAAGGCGCAACGCACTCCAAGAAGCGCGTTGGCCGTGGTATCGGCTCGGGCACCGGCAAGACCGGTGGTCGTGGTGTAAAAGGCCAGAAGGCGCGTTCCGGCGTTGCCATCAATGGCTTTGAGGGTGGCCAGATGCCACTCTATCGCCGCCTCCCAAAGCGTGGCTTCAAGAACATATTTTCCAAAGACTTCAATACCGTATCGCTTGGCCGTATACAGACGGCGATTGATGCCAAGAAGCTCGATGCCAAAGAGACTGTGACAGTCGACGCTTTGATAAAAGCTGGCGTCATCCGTCGCGCCAAGGATGGCGTGCGGCTTCTGGCCGACGGTGAACTGAAGGCAAAAGTTGCCTTTGACATTGCCGGCGCGTCCAAGACCGCCATCGAAAAGGTCGAGAAGGCCGGCGGTTCGGTCAAACTGCCTGAAGCGGCAGCTAAAGCCGAGTAA
- the rpsM gene encoding 30S ribosomal protein S13, producing MARIAGVNIPTNKRVIIALQYIHGIGSKFASEIVEKVGIPAERRVNQLTDAEILSIRETIDRDYQVEGDLRREVSMNIKRLMDLGCYRGLRHRRSLPVRGQRTHTNARTRKGPAKAIAGKKK from the coding sequence ATGGCCCGTATAGCAGGCGTCAATATTCCGACCAACAAGCGCGTGATTATCGCGTTGCAGTACATTCACGGTATCGGTTCGAAGTTCGCTTCCGAGATCGTCGAGAAGGTCGGGATCCCGGCAGAGCGTCGCGTCAATCAATTGACGGATGCCGAAATCCTTTCAATTCGCGAGACCATCGACCGCGACTATCAGGTCGAGGGCGACCTGCGCCGCGAAGTTTCGATGAACATCAAGCGTCTGATGGACCTTGGCTGCTACCGCGGCCTGCGTCACCGCCGCTCGCTGCCCGTTCGCGGTCAGCGTACGCACACCAATGCCCGCACCCGCAAGGGTCCGGCAAAGGCGATTGCTGGCAAGAAAAAGTAA
- a CDS encoding adenylate kinase, whose amino-acid sequence MRLILLGPPGAGKGTQAQRLVETHGIPQLSTGDMLRAAVSAGTAVGLRAKAVMDAGELVSDAIVNAIVAERIGESDCASGFILDGYPRTLAQADAVEAMLAERGLKLDAVIELVVDDKALVGRIIKRADAARAAGQPVRKDDNAEVFEERLREYYKKTSPLIGYYHAKGKLVGVDGMADMDSVTAQIETIVKQVAKS is encoded by the coding sequence ATGAGGTTAATTTTGCTTGGGCCGCCAGGGGCGGGTAAGGGGACGCAAGCACAGAGACTGGTCGAAACACACGGCATTCCGCAACTTTCCACTGGTGACATGTTGCGAGCGGCTGTGAGTGCGGGAACGGCTGTTGGGCTGCGGGCCAAGGCGGTGATGGATGCGGGCGAACTGGTTTCCGACGCCATTGTCAACGCGATTGTCGCCGAGCGAATCGGCGAATCAGACTGCGCCAGCGGTTTTATCCTCGACGGCTATCCGCGCACACTGGCGCAGGCCGATGCTGTGGAGGCCATGCTGGCCGAACGCGGGCTGAAACTCGACGCCGTGATAGAACTGGTTGTCGATGACAAGGCGCTGGTGGGGCGAATCATTAAGCGCGCCGATGCGGCCAGAGCCGCCGGCCAGCCGGTACGCAAAGACGACAATGCCGAAGTGTTCGAAGAACGGCTGCGTGAATATTACAAGAAGACGTCGCCGCTGATCGGCTATTATCACGCCAAGGGCAAACTTGTCGGTGTGGACGGTATGGCTGACATGGATTCAGTGACCGCCCAGATCGAAACGATCGTTAAACAGGTCGCCAAGAGCTGA
- the rpsK gene encoding 30S ribosomal protein S11 gives MAKEATRVRRRERKNISSGVAHVNSTFNNTMITITDAQGNSIAWSSAGAQGFKGSRKSTPFAAQMAAEDVAKKAQEHGMRMLEVEVCGPGSGRESALRALQAAGFTITSIRDVTPIPHNGCRPRKKRRV, from the coding sequence ATGGCCAAGGAAGCCACACGCGTTCGCCGCCGCGAACGGAAAAATATTTCGTCGGGCGTGGCACACGTCAACTCGACTTTCAACAACACCATGATCACCATCACCGACGCACAGGGCAACTCGATTGCCTGGTCGTCGGCTGGCGCTCAGGGTTTCAAGGGTTCGCGTAAATCGACCCCGTTTGCTGCACAGATGGCTGCCGAAGACGTTGCCAAGAAGGCGCAGGAACATGGCATGCGGATGCTGGAAGTCGAAGTTTGCGGACCCGGTTCGGGCCGTGAATCAGCACTCCGCGCGTTGCAGGCTGCAGGTTTCACCATCACATCAATCCGTGATGTGACGCCAATTCCGCACAATGGCTGCCGCCCGCGCAAGAAGCGCCGCGTCTAA
- a CDS encoding DNA-directed RNA polymerase subunit alpha, with translation MIQKNWQELIKPNKVEFQSKKKTLTTLVAEPLERGFGLTLGNALRRVLLSSLRGAAVTAVQIDGVLHEFSSIAGVREDVTDIVLNIKEIAVKMEGDGPKRMVVRKQGPGAVTAGDIQTVGDVEILNPDHVICTLDEGAEIRMEFTIDTGKGYVPADRNRAEDAPIGLIPVDSLYSPVKKVSYKVENTREGQVLDYDKLTMTIETNGSVTGEDAVAFAARILQDQLGLFVNFDEPQKAQPEEQVTELAFNPALLKKVDELELSVRSANCLKNDNIVYIGDLIQKTEAEMLRTPNFGRKSLNEIKEVLAAMGLHLGMEVPDWPPENIEDLAKRYEDQY, from the coding sequence ATGATCCAGAAAAATTGGCAAGAACTGATCAAGCCGAACAAGGTCGAGTTCCAGTCGAAGAAGAAGACGCTGACAACTCTCGTTGCCGAGCCGCTGGAGCGGGGCTTTGGCCTGACGCTCGGCAATGCGCTGCGCCGCGTGCTGTTGTCCTCGCTGCGCGGTGCTGCCGTGACGGCGGTTCAGATCGACGGCGTGCTGCACGAGTTCTCATCGATTGCCGGCGTGCGTGAAGACGTCACCGACATCGTGCTTAACATCAAGGAAATCGCAGTTAAGATGGAAGGCGATGGCCCCAAGCGCATGGTTGTGCGCAAGCAGGGACCAGGCGCTGTCACCGCAGGCGACATTCAGACGGTCGGCGATGTGGAAATTCTCAACCCCGACCACGTGATCTGCACGCTGGACGAAGGTGCTGAAATCCGCATGGAGTTCACCATCGACACCGGCAAGGGCTATGTGCCTGCTGACCGCAACCGTGCCGAAGACGCGCCGATCGGGCTTATCCCAGTCGACAGCCTTTACTCGCCGGTCAAGAAGGTTTCCTACAAGGTCGAAAACACCCGTGAGGGCCAGGTTCTCGACTATGACAAGCTGACCATGACGATCGAGACCAATGGCTCGGTCACCGGCGAAGACGCCGTTGCCTTTGCAGCGCGCATCCTGCAGGACCAGCTTGGTCTGTTCGTCAACTTCGACGAACCGCAGAAGGCGCAGCCTGAAGAACAGGTCACCGAGCTGGCGTTCAATCCGGCGTTGCTCAAGAAGGTCGACGAGCTGGAACTTTCAGTGCGTTCAGCCAACTGCCTGAAGAACGACAACATTGTCTACATCGGCGATTTGATCCAGAAGACGGAAGCAGAGATGCTGCGCACTCCGAACTTTGGCCGCAAGTCGCTGAACGAGATCAAGGAAGTTCTCGCGGCGATGGGCCTACATCTGGGCATGGAAGTGCCCGACTGGCCGCCTGAGAACATCGAAGATCTCGCCAAGCGTTACGAAGACCAGTATTGA
- the secY gene encoding preprotein translocase subunit SecY, whose product MASAAEQFASNLNFSAFAKAEDLKKRIWFTLGALLVYRLGTYIPLPGINPDAFAQAFKQQSGGVLGMFNMFAGGAVERMAIFALGIMPYISASIIMQLMTSVVPTLEALKKEGEQGRKVINQYTRYGTVLLAIVQAYGISVGLEGGNGIVTDPGIFFRVSAVITLVGGTMFLMWLGEQITARGIGNGISLIIFAGIVAGLPHAISGTLELGRTGALSTGIILAIIVLAIVVIAVIVFFERAQRRLLIQYPKRQVGNRMFQGDTSHLPLKLNTAGVIPPIFASSLLLLPATLAGFSDASTLPGWAGTILATLGHGQPLYMALYAAMIAFFAFFYTAIVFNPKDTADQLKKHSGFIPGYRPGERTAEYIDYVLTRITVIGALYLVVVCMLPEFLISATGVPFYLGGTSLLIVVSVTLDTVAQIQGHLIAHQYEGLIKKSKLRGGKRGR is encoded by the coding sequence ATGGCATCGGCAGCCGAGCAATTCGCCTCCAATCTCAATTTTTCAGCTTTTGCGAAAGCGGAAGATCTCAAGAAGCGCATCTGGTTCACGCTCGGTGCGCTTTTGGTCTATCGGCTTGGAACATATATTCCGCTGCCGGGAATCAATCCGGACGCCTTCGCACAGGCGTTCAAGCAACAGTCGGGCGGTGTGCTTGGCATGTTCAACATGTTTGCCGGCGGCGCAGTCGAACGCATGGCGATCTTCGCGCTTGGCATTATGCCTTACATTTCGGCCTCCATCATCATGCAGCTCATGACGTCGGTTGTGCCGACGCTTGAAGCGCTGAAGAAAGAGGGCGAGCAGGGCCGCAAGGTCATCAATCAATACACGCGCTACGGCACGGTGCTTCTGGCGATTGTACAGGCCTATGGCATCTCGGTTGGTTTGGAGGGTGGCAATGGCATTGTCACCGATCCAGGCATATTCTTCCGCGTTTCCGCAGTGATCACCCTTGTCGGTGGCACTATGTTCCTGATGTGGCTTGGCGAGCAGATCACCGCGCGTGGCATCGGCAACGGCATTTCGCTGATCATCTTTGCGGGCATTGTTGCCGGCCTGCCGCACGCGATCAGCGGCACGCTTGAGCTGGGACGCACCGGCGCCCTGTCGACCGGGATTATCCTTGCGATCATCGTTCTTGCCATTGTCGTTATCGCTGTCATCGTGTTTTTCGAGCGCGCGCAGCGGCGACTGCTGATCCAGTATCCGAAGCGCCAGGTTGGTAACCGGATGTTCCAGGGCGATACCTCGCATCTGCCGCTGAAGCTCAACACTGCCGGCGTCATTCCGCCAATCTTTGCATCGTCGCTGCTGCTGTTGCCTGCAACACTTGCCGGCTTCTCGGACGCGTCGACACTGCCCGGGTGGGCCGGCACGATCTTGGCGACGCTTGGTCACGGGCAGCCGCTCTATATGGCGCTCTATGCCGCGATGATTGCATTCTTTGCGTTCTTCTACACGGCCATCGTCTTCAATCCGAAGGATACGGCTGATCAGCTTAAGAAGCATTCGGGCTTCATCCCGGGATACCGTCCGGGCGAGCGCACTGCTGAATATATCGACTATGTGCTGACGCGGATCACTGTCATCGGTGCTCTCTACCTCGTTGTTGTGTGCATGCTGCCGGAGTTTCTGATTTCGGCGACCGGCGTTCCGTTTTATCTCGGTGGGACATCGCTGCTGATCGTGGTGAGCGTCACGCTCGACACGGTTGCGCAGATCCAGGGGCACCTGATTGCCCACCAATATGAGGGGCTGATCAAAAAATCGAAGCTCCGAGGCGGGAAGAGGGGACGATGA